From a single Stigmatopora nigra isolate UIUO_SnigA chromosome 21, RoL_Snig_1.1, whole genome shotgun sequence genomic region:
- the trib1 gene encoding tribbles homolog 1, whose amino-acid sequence MSVPWSGVVPCLRPSRATHKRLDSDSEPQPAACKRPRRLSSESGDAQGGLLGTTVAVTTTPSTVTQRGPSKIGAFLLVPSAEGCRAVHVDTGDELLCKVFSMAEYQQKIRAYGAVPPHWNVSAIREVILGEREAYIFQDKDFGDMHTLVKSRRRLDETQARALFRQMAEAVAHCHQAGVVLGDLKLRKFVFADEKRTQVRLDSLEDCRVLEDPNDDAMCDTHGCPAYVSPEILSGAAPYSGKMADMWSLGVVLYTMLAGRYPFHDVDPAALFSKIRRGHCCLPEGLSPGARCLVQNLLRKEPSERLTASETLAHPWFRRPNTEANASEQMVPSFHVDDDDDDFLL is encoded by the exons ATGAGCGTACCATGGAGCGGCGTTGTGCCCTGCCTGCGCCCTTCCAGAGCCACGCACAAGCGGCTGGACTCAGACTCAGAGCCGCAGCCTGCTGCATGCAAGCGCCCCCGGAGGCTAAGCAGCGAAAGCGGGGACGCGCAAGGAGGACTACTGGGGACGACTGTGGCCGTAACGACCACCCCGTCGACCGTCACCCAACGCGGGCCGTCCAAAATCGGAGCTTTCCTTCTCGTGCCCTCCGCCGAGGGATGCCGCGCCGTGCACGTCGACACCGGCGACGAGCTCCTGTGCAAG GTATTCAGCATGGCAGAATACCAACAAAAGATCCGCGCCTACGGGGCAGTGCCCCCCCACTGGAACGTGTCCGCCATCCGGGAAGTGATCTTGGGGGAGCGCGAAGCCTACATTTTCCAGGATAAAGACTTTGGCGACATGCACACGCTGGTTAAAAGTCGACGGCGGCTGGACGAAACGCAAGCCCGGGCGCTTTTCAGGCAGATGGCGGAGGCGGTGGCGCATTGCCACCAGGCGGGCGTCGTCTTGGGCGACCTCAAGCTGCGAAAATTTGTTTTTGCCGACGAAAAGAG AACTCAAGTCCGTCTGGATAGCCTGGAGGACTGCCGCGTCCTGGAGGACCCTAACGACGACGCCATGTGCGACACCCACGGCTGCCCCGCATACGTCAGCCCCGAGATCCTCAGCGGGGCGGCCCCCTATTCTGGGAAAATGGCCGACATGTGGAGCCTAGGCGTGGTGCTGTACACCATGCTGGCCGGCCGCTACCCTTTCCACGACGTGGACCCGGCGGCGCTTTTCTCCAAAATCAGACGTGGACACTGTTGCCTACCCGAGGGACTGTCGCCCGGTGCGCGCTGCCTGGTCCAAAACCTCCTCCGAAAGGAACCGTCGGAAAGACTGACGGCCTCGGAAACGCTAGCTCACCCGTGGTTCCGACGTCCCAATACGGAAGCTAACGCGTCCGAGCAAATGGTCCCGTCTTTTCAcgtggacgacgacgacgacgactttCTCCTTTGA
- the LOC144215174 gene encoding lamin-A-like isoform X2, with protein MGSKKLQRMTHLFRPQSIKTETERNKHLRGLPKNLEANLSPLHSSYFILSKGHLVLLTQYSIHIAIGSSVVEISKELLPSPKSLTKMATPKNTPRGGITPLSPNRITRLQEKEDLCNLNDRLAVYIDKVRFLESENAGLRLRITESETEVSRELTGLKAAYETELADARKTLDSVAKERARLQLEVGKLREEFKELKARNSKKESDLAAALQRLKDLEALLNSKDASLSTAIGEKRSLETENRDLKTQLAKLETSLGDARKQLQDEMLRRVDGENRIQTLKEELEFQKSLHSEELRESKRRHESRVVELDNGHQQDFESKLADALMEMRSQQELQVKMYKEEMEKTYNAKLEGARQSADRSSHLVGAAHEEIQQTRVRLESVSRQLSQLQKQLAARDAKVKDLEEALSRERDTMRRLLGDKDREMAEIRQRMQQQLDEYQELMDVKLALDMEIGAYRKLLEGEEERLRLSPSPPPTRATGSRSSTASAHARSFTCGASASALKRRRPNDTDSEASSFAGGAVARTRVTQQASASGRVTVDEVDQEGKYVRLSNKADEDQNLGNWQVKRQVGSSAPIAFKFPAKFTLKAGQKVTIWAAGAGGSHNPPSDLVWKSQPNWGSGDQFQTTLISANGEEMAMRKVTRTLLEDDDDDMVAHSTCGDGEYNLRSRTVLCGSCGLPSDKPNSCTAVSSASRSFRSGGVSEGLLPHSFVFSSSTPRKSGSRVDKCPIM; from the exons ATGGGAAGCAAAAAACTTCAGAGGATGACTCATTTGTTCAGACCGCagagtataaagactgagacgGAGAGGAACAAGCATCTCCGGGGACTGCCAAAAAACTTGGAGGCCAACCTCTCCCCTCTTCACTCCTCCTACTTCATTCTTTCCAAAGGGCACTTGGTGCTTCTTACTCAGTACAGTATACACATAGCAATTGGCTCAAGTGTAGTCGAGATCAGCAAGGAACTTCTCCCGTCTCCAAAAAG CTTGACAAAGATGGCAACCCCCAAAAACACACCTCGTGGTGGCATCACCCCACTTTCCCCCAACCGCATCACCCGTCTCCAAGAGAAGGAAGACCTATGCAACCTCAACGACCGTCTGGCCGTCTACATCGACAAAGTACGTTTCCTAGAATCGGAGAACGCCGGGTTGCGTCTACGCATCACCGAGTCGGAGACGGAGGTGTCGCGCGAGCTGACGGGCCTGAAGGCCGCCTACGAGACGGAACTGGCCGACGCTCGCAAGACTTTGGATTCGGTGGCTAAAGAACGGGCCAGACTTCAGCTTGAAGTGGGGAAGCTGAGGGAGGAGTTCAAGGAACTGAAGGCCAG GAATAGCAAAAAAGAATCGGATTTAGCGGCAGCGCTGCAGAGACTCAAAGATTTGGAGGCCTTGCTGAACTCCAAGGACGCGTCCTTGTCCACCGCCATCGGAGAAAAGCGTAGCCTGGAAACTGAAAACCGAGACCTCAAGACGCAGCTTGCTAAG CTGGAAACGAGCCTGGGTGATGCAAGGAAGCAGCTCCAGGATGAGATGTTAAGGAGAGTGGATGGAGAGAATCGAATTCAGACGTTGAAAGAAGAACTGGAGTTCCAAAAAAGTCTGCATTCTGAG GAGCTGCGCGAGTCTAAGCGGCGCCATGAATCGCGAGTGGTGGAGTTGGACAACGGACACCAACAGGACTTTGAAAGCAAGCTGGCCGACGCTTTGATGGAGATGCGAAGCCAGCAGGAGTTGCAGGTCAAAATGTACAAGGAGGAGATGGAGAAGACCTACAACGCCAAG TTGGAAGGCGCTCGCCAGTCGGCGGACCGAAGCAGCCATCTGGTGGGCGCGGCGCATGAGGAGATCCAGCAGACTCGCGTCCGGTTGGAATCTGTGTCCAGGCAGTTGAGCCAGCTACAGAAacag TTGGCGGCCCGTGACGCCAAAGTGAAGGACCTGGAAGAAGCTCTATCCCGAGAGCGGGACACCATGCGTCGCCTCCTGGGAGACAAGGACCGAGAAATGGCCGAAATCCGACAGCGCATGCAGCAGCAGCTGGACGAGTACCAGGAGTTGATGGACGTCAAGCTGGCTCTGGACATGGAGATCGGCGCTTATAGGAAATTGTTGGAGGGCGAGGAGGAGAG GCTGCGTCTTTCTCCGAGTCCGCCGCCGACCAGGGCGACGGGGAGTCGCTCCTCCACCGCGTCTGCTCACGCCCGATCCTTCACCTGCGGAGCGAGCGCTTCCGCCCTGAAGAGGAGGCGTCCCAACGACACGGACAGCGAGGCTTCCAGCTTTGCCGGGGGTGCCGTGGCCAGGACGCGCGTCACTCAGCAGGCCTCCGCTAGCGGACGGGTCACCGTGGACGAAGTGGATCAGGAGGGGAAATACGTCCGACTCAGCAATAAAGCGGATGAG GATCAGAATTTGGGCAACTGGCAGGTGAAACGCCAGGTGGGCTCTTCTGCGCCTATTGCGTTCAAGTTCCCCGCCAAGTTCACCCTGAAGGCAGGTCAAAAGGTCACG ATTTGGGCAGCTGGTGCCGGAGGAAGCCATAATCCTCCCTCCGACCTGGTGTGGAAGAGTCAGCCCAACTGGGGCAGTGGAGACCAGTTCCAGACCACTTTGATTAGCGCTAATGGAGAG GAAATGGCCATGAGGAAAGTGACTCGCACACTTTTGgaagacgatgatgatgacatg GTGGCTCACAGCACGTGCGGGGATGGCGAGTACAATTTGCGCAGTCGCACGGTTCTCTGCGGTTCTTGCGGCCTTCCCTCGGACAAACCCAACAGCTGCACCGCCGTGTCGTCGGCGTCCCGCTCCTTCCGTAGCGGGGGAGTCTCGGAGGGTTTGTTGCCCCATTCTTTTGTGTTCAGTAGCAGCA
- the LOC144215174 gene encoding lamin-A-like isoform X1 gives MGSKKLQRMTHLFRPQSIKTETERNKHLRGLPKNLEANLSPLHSSYFILSKGHLVLLTQYSIHIAIGSSVVEISKELLPSPKSLTKMATPKNTPRGGITPLSPNRITRLQEKEDLCNLNDRLAVYIDKVRFLESENAGLRLRITESETEVSRELTGLKAAYETELADARKTLDSVAKERARLQLEVGKLREEFKELKARNSKKESDLAAALQRLKDLEALLNSKDASLSTAIGEKRSLETENRDLKTQLAKLETSLGDARKQLQDEMLRRVDGENRIQTLKEELEFQKSLHSEELRESKRRHESRVVELDNGHQQDFESKLADALMEMRSQQELQVKMYKEEMEKTYNAKLEGARQSADRSSHLVGAAHEEIQQTRVRLESVSRQLSQLQKQLAARDAKVKDLEEALSRERDTMRRLLGDKDREMAEIRQRMQQQLDEYQELMDVKLALDMEIGAYRKLLEGEEERLRLSPSPPPTRATGSRSSTASAHARSFTCGASASALKRRRPNDTDSEASSFAGGAVARTRVTQQASASGRVTVDEVDQEGKYVRLSNKADEDQNLGNWQVKRQVGSSAPIAFKFPAKFTLKAGQKVTIWAAGAGGSHNPPSDLVWKSQPNWGSGDQFQTTLISANGEEMAMRKVTRTLLEDDDDDMQVAHSTCGDGEYNLRSRTVLCGSCGLPSDKPNSCTAVSSASRSFRSGGVSEGLLPHSFVFSSSTPRKSGSRVDKCPIM, from the exons ATGGGAAGCAAAAAACTTCAGAGGATGACTCATTTGTTCAGACCGCagagtataaagactgagacgGAGAGGAACAAGCATCTCCGGGGACTGCCAAAAAACTTGGAGGCCAACCTCTCCCCTCTTCACTCCTCCTACTTCATTCTTTCCAAAGGGCACTTGGTGCTTCTTACTCAGTACAGTATACACATAGCAATTGGCTCAAGTGTAGTCGAGATCAGCAAGGAACTTCTCCCGTCTCCAAAAAG CTTGACAAAGATGGCAACCCCCAAAAACACACCTCGTGGTGGCATCACCCCACTTTCCCCCAACCGCATCACCCGTCTCCAAGAGAAGGAAGACCTATGCAACCTCAACGACCGTCTGGCCGTCTACATCGACAAAGTACGTTTCCTAGAATCGGAGAACGCCGGGTTGCGTCTACGCATCACCGAGTCGGAGACGGAGGTGTCGCGCGAGCTGACGGGCCTGAAGGCCGCCTACGAGACGGAACTGGCCGACGCTCGCAAGACTTTGGATTCGGTGGCTAAAGAACGGGCCAGACTTCAGCTTGAAGTGGGGAAGCTGAGGGAGGAGTTCAAGGAACTGAAGGCCAG GAATAGCAAAAAAGAATCGGATTTAGCGGCAGCGCTGCAGAGACTCAAAGATTTGGAGGCCTTGCTGAACTCCAAGGACGCGTCCTTGTCCACCGCCATCGGAGAAAAGCGTAGCCTGGAAACTGAAAACCGAGACCTCAAGACGCAGCTTGCTAAG CTGGAAACGAGCCTGGGTGATGCAAGGAAGCAGCTCCAGGATGAGATGTTAAGGAGAGTGGATGGAGAGAATCGAATTCAGACGTTGAAAGAAGAACTGGAGTTCCAAAAAAGTCTGCATTCTGAG GAGCTGCGCGAGTCTAAGCGGCGCCATGAATCGCGAGTGGTGGAGTTGGACAACGGACACCAACAGGACTTTGAAAGCAAGCTGGCCGACGCTTTGATGGAGATGCGAAGCCAGCAGGAGTTGCAGGTCAAAATGTACAAGGAGGAGATGGAGAAGACCTACAACGCCAAG TTGGAAGGCGCTCGCCAGTCGGCGGACCGAAGCAGCCATCTGGTGGGCGCGGCGCATGAGGAGATCCAGCAGACTCGCGTCCGGTTGGAATCTGTGTCCAGGCAGTTGAGCCAGCTACAGAAacag TTGGCGGCCCGTGACGCCAAAGTGAAGGACCTGGAAGAAGCTCTATCCCGAGAGCGGGACACCATGCGTCGCCTCCTGGGAGACAAGGACCGAGAAATGGCCGAAATCCGACAGCGCATGCAGCAGCAGCTGGACGAGTACCAGGAGTTGATGGACGTCAAGCTGGCTCTGGACATGGAGATCGGCGCTTATAGGAAATTGTTGGAGGGCGAGGAGGAGAG GCTGCGTCTTTCTCCGAGTCCGCCGCCGACCAGGGCGACGGGGAGTCGCTCCTCCACCGCGTCTGCTCACGCCCGATCCTTCACCTGCGGAGCGAGCGCTTCCGCCCTGAAGAGGAGGCGTCCCAACGACACGGACAGCGAGGCTTCCAGCTTTGCCGGGGGTGCCGTGGCCAGGACGCGCGTCACTCAGCAGGCCTCCGCTAGCGGACGGGTCACCGTGGACGAAGTGGATCAGGAGGGGAAATACGTCCGACTCAGCAATAAAGCGGATGAG GATCAGAATTTGGGCAACTGGCAGGTGAAACGCCAGGTGGGCTCTTCTGCGCCTATTGCGTTCAAGTTCCCCGCCAAGTTCACCCTGAAGGCAGGTCAAAAGGTCACG ATTTGGGCAGCTGGTGCCGGAGGAAGCCATAATCCTCCCTCCGACCTGGTGTGGAAGAGTCAGCCCAACTGGGGCAGTGGAGACCAGTTCCAGACCACTTTGATTAGCGCTAATGGAGAG GAAATGGCCATGAGGAAAGTGACTCGCACACTTTTGgaagacgatgatgatgacatg CAGGTGGCTCACAGCACGTGCGGGGATGGCGAGTACAATTTGCGCAGTCGCACGGTTCTCTGCGGTTCTTGCGGCCTTCCCTCGGACAAACCCAACAGCTGCACCGCCGTGTCGTCGGCGTCCCGCTCCTTCCGTAGCGGGGGAGTCTCGGAGGGTTTGTTGCCCCATTCTTTTGTGTTCAGTAGCAGCA
- the LOC144215263 gene encoding protein LRATD2-like, protein MGNQLERLNYAEVPTVDPHGVDRDEGPRVGVSYIFSGGEDDDDGAAGSYGKDGEGALPEVEADHGTPANPNPEETPFDPREEVECAVYRLDECVYEKSRRSSTLELYSPENLLNKCRAGDLLEFVAGGQYPHWAVYVGNFRVVHLHRAEVKSTFMTDASRGRRCRIVNERYKFRARDPEVVVQNALEQVGLKDLQLPWRNSEGFAAWCRFGRRELKADGELRGGGSGQPYTLHVLLGEQKYSHALEFQSLEDVIAEKRRGDYLGRTALLRELAAHLRTEPGPH, encoded by the exons ATGGGGAACCAGCTGGAGCGTCTAAATTACGCCGAAGTTCCCACTGTGGACCCGCACGGCGTGGACCGAGATGAGGGTCCTCGCGTAGGCGTGTCGTACATCTTCTCGGGCggggaggacgacgacgacggcgcgGCTGGAAGTTATGGGAAGGACGGTGAAGGGGCACTGCCGGAGGTGGAAGCTGATCACGGTACTCCGGCCAACCCGAACCCGGAAGAAACGCCATTTGACCCGCGAGAGGAGGTCGAGTGTGCCGTGTATAGACTGGACGAGTGCGTGTACGAGAAGAGCCGGCGTTCGTCTACCCTGGAGCTGTACTCGCCGGAGAACCTGCTCAACAAGTGCCGAGCCGGCGACCTGCTGGAGTTTGTGGCCGGAGGACAGTACCCGCATTGGGCGGTCTACGTGGGGAACTTCCGGGTGGTCCACCTGCACCGAGCCGAGGTCAAGAGCACCTTCATGACGGACGCCAGTCGGGGCAGGCGATGCCGGATTGTCAACGAGCGGTACAAGTTTCGAGCCCGGGACCCCGAAGTCGTCGTGCAGAACGCCCTGGAACAG GTGGGCCTGAAGGACCTCCAGCTGCCTTGGCGAAACTCCGAAGGCTTCGCCGCCTGGTGCCGCTTCGGCCGTCGGGAACTGAAGGCGGACGGCGAGCTGCGAGGCGGCGGTAGCGGCCAGCCGTACACGTTGCACGTCCTGCTGGGCGAGCAAAAGTATTCCCACGCCTTGGAGTTCCAAAGCCTGGAGGACGTGATCGCCGAGAAGCGACGCGGGGACTACCTGGGGCGGACCGCCCTCCTGCGGGAGCTAGCGGCCCACCTGAGGACTGAACCTGGACCTCACTGA